The Actinomyces sp. oral taxon 414 genome has a segment encoding these proteins:
- a CDS encoding HAD family hydrolase has product MRTNGTNGGRGRQAAYFDLDKTVLATSTTLAMGDPMRRSGLISTTALARGVVAQLPYLLIGADEAQGERLMNQLARLSTGVERSRLQEVVAQAMSTAIEPAVYTEALDLIEAHRRAGHDVVIVSGSAEEMVEPIAALVGADRSVASRMEVDGQGRFTGRISRSLLHGAKVEALDADARAHGIDLSASWAYSDSVSDLPMLQAVGHPVAVNPDRELRRRAQEEGWPVRDFQRPVTLRRLLPSPPSCGHREEAVLSGALLVGAGAAVAWLVARRR; this is encoded by the coding sequence ATGCGGACGAACGGGACGAACGGGGGGAGGGGGAGGCAGGCGGCCTACTTCGACCTGGACAAGACGGTGCTGGCCACCTCCACGACCCTGGCCATGGGCGACCCCATGCGGCGCAGCGGGCTCATCTCGACCACGGCCCTGGCGCGCGGCGTCGTCGCCCAGCTGCCCTACCTGCTCATCGGGGCGGACGAGGCGCAGGGCGAGCGGCTCATGAACCAGCTGGCGCGCCTGTCCACCGGGGTGGAGCGCTCCCGCCTGCAGGAGGTGGTGGCGCAGGCCATGTCCACGGCCATCGAGCCGGCCGTCTACACCGAGGCCCTCGACCTCATTGAGGCGCACCGGCGGGCCGGGCACGACGTCGTCATCGTCTCCGGCTCCGCCGAGGAGATGGTCGAGCCCATCGCCGCGCTCGTGGGCGCGGACCGCTCGGTGGCCTCCCGCATGGAGGTGGACGGGCAGGGCCGTTTCACGGGCCGGATCTCCCGCTCCCTGCTGCACGGGGCGAAGGTGGAGGCCCTGGACGCCGACGCCCGCGCCCACGGCATCGACCTGTCGGCCTCCTGGGCCTACTCGGACTCGGTCTCCGACCTGCCCATGCTCCAGGCGGTGGGGCATCCGGTGGCCGTCAACCCGGATCGGGAGCTGCGCCGCCGCGCCCAGGAGGAGGGCTGGCCGGTGCGCGACTTCCAGCGCCCGGTGACGCTGCGGCGTCTGCTGCCCTCCCCGCCCTCGTGCGGGCACCGGGAGGAGGCCGTGCTGAGCGGGGCGCTGCTGGTCGGCGCGGGGGCGGCGGTGGCCTGGCTGGTGGCCCGACGGCGCTGA
- a CDS encoding Fic family protein yields the protein MSTDPVPAALRAIASDERVARAEEALREATAQLRWHEALRRRWREARAEAAVRGAIASAAVEGAVLPASVLRGAIAARSLTGASTGDPSLDAVAGLWRAGVRLNGWMADLRGRSRPESPGARALLAALHRDVVGPLAVAGRLGLEEIAVPRPPGRAPVEAGPGPAPDGQELAARLEGLVRLIEAPALPALVRAAVVHAEMAAVRPFTAGNAAVGRLLVRHLIARDGLEPTGVAVVDAYAGRAPAAYADAAAAYASGTMDGVVAWVVWQAEAILVGLDEAREICRSVQAGMTTPDPAVPATAPGPGAG from the coding sequence GTGAGCACCGACCCCGTCCCGGCGGCCCTGCGCGCCATCGCCTCCGACGAGCGGGTGGCGCGCGCCGAGGAGGCGCTGCGGGAGGCCACCGCGCAGCTGCGCTGGCACGAGGCGCTGCGCCGCCGCTGGCGCGAGGCCCGGGCCGAGGCGGCCGTCCGGGGGGCGATCGCCTCCGCCGCCGTCGAGGGCGCCGTCCTGCCCGCCTCCGTCCTGCGCGGGGCCATCGCCGCAAGATCCCTGACCGGGGCCTCCACCGGCGACCCCTCCCTCGACGCCGTCGCCGGGCTGTGGCGGGCGGGCGTGCGCCTGAACGGCTGGATGGCGGACCTGCGCGGCCGGAGTCGCCCGGAGTCGCCCGGAGCCCGCGCCCTCCTGGCGGCCCTGCACCGCGACGTCGTCGGGCCGCTGGCCGTCGCCGGACGCCTGGGCCTGGAGGAGATCGCCGTCCCGCGGCCCCCGGGGCGGGCGCCCGTCGAGGCGGGGCCCGGCCCGGCGCCCGACGGCCAGGAGCTGGCCGCGCGCCTGGAGGGCCTGGTCCGCCTCATCGAGGCCCCCGCGCTGCCCGCGCTCGTGCGCGCCGCCGTCGTCCACGCCGAGATGGCGGCCGTCCGACCCTTCACGGCCGGCAACGCCGCCGTCGGCCGGCTCCTGGTGCGCCACCTCATTGCGCGCGACGGGCTGGAGCCCACGGGGGTCGCCGTCGTGGACGCCTACGCCGGGCGGGCGCCCGCCGCCTACGCCGACGCCGCGGCCGCGTACGCCTCCGGGACGATGGACGGGGTCGTCGCCTGGGTCGTGTGGCAGGCCGAGGCGATCCTCGTGGGCCTGGACGAGGCGCGAGAGATCTGCCGCAGCGTGCAGGCCGGGATGACGACGCCGGATCCGGCGGTCCCCGCCACCGCCCCGGGTCCGGGCGCCGGCTGA
- a CDS encoding AzlC family ABC transporter permease: MTTTRHALRDAAPIVVGYVTLGLAAGMLLVARGLAWWWAPVWCLVIYSGTMQMLLVPLAAAGEPLAAIAASAVFVSGRHVFYGLGFPLDRIRTRALARLYAIHAITDEVYALLASKDRTRMSGRYLLSVEVICQASWTTGTTAGALAGTWLAALVGERIELLGFVLTSLFVVLAIENWRAHPDLSVLALGLVAGAAGLAVGGSTALLSALGVLALGLCALYLWRRRSGGPTPAGPGESTPERPVPGAPEGPSSGGRGR, from the coding sequence ATGACGACGACGCGCCACGCCCTGCGCGACGCCGCGCCCATCGTCGTCGGCTACGTGACGCTGGGGCTGGCGGCGGGGATGCTGCTCGTGGCCCGGGGACTGGCCTGGTGGTGGGCGCCGGTGTGGTGCCTGGTCATCTACTCGGGCACGATGCAGATGCTGCTGGTGCCACTGGCCGCGGCCGGCGAGCCCCTGGCCGCCATCGCCGCCTCCGCCGTCTTCGTCTCGGGCCGCCACGTCTTCTACGGCCTGGGCTTCCCCCTCGACCGCATACGCACCCGCGCGCTCGCGCGCCTGTACGCGATCCACGCCATCACCGACGAGGTCTACGCGCTGCTGGCCTCCAAGGATCGCACCCGCATGAGCGGGCGCTACCTGCTGAGCGTGGAGGTCATCTGCCAGGCCTCCTGGACGACGGGCACCACCGCCGGGGCCCTGGCCGGAACCTGGCTGGCCGCCCTCGTCGGCGAGCGGATCGAGCTGCTGGGCTTCGTGCTCACCTCCCTGTTCGTGGTCCTGGCGATCGAGAACTGGCGCGCGCACCCGGATCTGTCGGTCCTCGCGCTGGGGCTGGTCGCCGGGGCGGCGGGCCTGGCCGTGGGCGGCTCGACGGCGCTACTCAGCGCCCTGGGCGTCCTCGCGCTGGGGCTGTGCGCCCTGTACCTGTGGCGGCGCCGGTCGGGCGGGCCGACGCCGGCCGGGCCGGGAGAGTCGACACCTGAGAGGCCAGTGCCGGGCGCACCGGAGGGGCCCTCGTCCGGGGGGCGGGGGCGCTGA
- a CDS encoding branched-chain amino acid transporter permease encodes MLTDPQIAVAVAVVAAITFACRIAPFALLRGRRNSPLLGFLSAAMPLGVMIVLVAYTLDGVSTDPATWAPAAAGIASTAALHLWRRSIGLSLIGGTAVYVGVSLALG; translated from the coding sequence ATGCTCACCGACCCGCAGATCGCCGTCGCCGTCGCCGTCGTGGCCGCCATCACCTTCGCCTGCCGCATCGCCCCCTTCGCGCTGCTGCGCGGGCGGCGGAACAGCCCGCTGCTGGGCTTCCTGTCCGCCGCGATGCCGCTGGGCGTCATGATCGTGCTCGTCGCCTACACCCTCGACGGAGTAAGCACCGACCCGGCGACCTGGGCACCGGCCGCGGCGGGGATCGCCTCGACCGCCGCCCTGCACCTGTGGCGCCGGTCCATCGGCCTGTCGCTGATCGGCGGGACCGCCGTCTACGTCGGCGTCTCCCTCGCCCTGGGCTGA
- a CDS encoding alpha/beta fold hydrolase translates to MPVNVLRPGPWTHRHLTAGGTRFHTALAGPQAPVGESGPSSPLVLLLHGFPQCWWTWREVIEPLADAGHRVAALDLRGFGGSDRPPSGYDLVTLADDVHGVIGALGHESAIVIGHGLGGHVAWLMAGRFAQTVRAIVPVGAPHPVAVRSLRGRNFSGSALQYLSFKTPFLPERTLSTTAGMERLLRSWAGPHTRDAVARSAGYYAALLARPGAARAALSSVRNLILSRAEVAALTDPVSLPVLSVQGEVDPVQPAQAYARDTHHVAGRLAQVTIRGVGHFPQEEAPVRLVDVLLPFLTEVGAAG, encoded by the coding sequence GTGCCCGTCAACGTCCTGCGCCCCGGCCCGTGGACCCATCGCCACCTCACCGCCGGCGGAACCCGCTTCCACACCGCGCTCGCCGGCCCGCAGGCCCCCGTCGGGGAGTCGGGCCCGTCCAGCCCGCTGGTGCTCCTCCTGCACGGCTTCCCCCAGTGCTGGTGGACGTGGCGGGAGGTCATCGAGCCCCTGGCCGACGCCGGCCACCGGGTCGCGGCCCTGGACCTGCGCGGCTTCGGGGGCTCGGACCGCCCGCCGTCGGGCTACGACCTGGTGACGCTGGCCGACGACGTCCACGGGGTCATCGGCGCCCTGGGGCACGAGAGCGCCATTGTCATCGGCCACGGCCTGGGCGGTCACGTCGCCTGGCTCATGGCGGGCCGCTTCGCCCAGACGGTGCGCGCCATCGTCCCGGTGGGGGCCCCGCACCCGGTGGCGGTGCGCTCGCTGCGCGGCCGCAACTTCTCGGGCAGCGCCCTGCAGTACCTCAGCTTCAAGACGCCCTTCCTGCCCGAGCGCACCCTGTCCACCACCGCCGGCATGGAGCGGCTGCTGCGCTCCTGGGCGGGGCCGCACACCCGCGACGCCGTGGCCCGCTCGGCGGGCTACTACGCGGCGCTCCTGGCCCGGCCGGGCGCGGCCCGCGCCGCCCTGAGCAGCGTGCGCAACCTCATACTCAGCCGCGCCGAGGTGGCCGCGCTGACGGATCCGGTGAGCCTGCCGGTGCTCAGCGTCCAGGGGGAGGTGGATCCGGTCCAGCCCGCCCAGGCCTACGCCCGCGACACCCACCACGTGGCTGGGCGCCTGGCGCAGGTGACGATCCGCGGCGTCGGCCACTTCCCGCAGGAGGAGGCCCCGGTCCGGCTCGTTGACGTCCTGCTGCCCTTCCTGACGGAGGTCGGCGCGGCCGGCTGA
- the nth gene encoding endonuclease III, producing MTRRTSVPLAAARSRPGIAALDARPGGSPAAYLAGSQVVRPGGPPAAAATPARAAAVDDALTRLYPDARCSLVHDGPFQLLVATVLSAQTTDVRVNSLTPALFARYPDAAALAGAEERALEEELRPLGMQRTRARRLIDLGAALVDSCDGVVPATRDELVALPGVGRKTANVVLGNAFGVPAITVDTHVGRLARRLGWTSAKDPLAVERDIAALWEPRRWTDGCHRLIEHGRAVCRARAPRCESCALADEGLCPRVGV from the coding sequence ATGACACGGCGCACGTCCGTTCCGCTCGCGGCCGCGCGGTCGCGTCCGGGGATCGCGGCGCTCGACGCCCGCCCCGGCGGCTCGCCGGCCGCCTACCTCGCCGGCTCGCAAGTCGTCCGCCCCGGCGGCCCGCCGGCCGCGGCCGCCACCCCCGCGCGCGCCGCAGCGGTCGACGACGCGCTCACCCGCCTCTACCCCGACGCCCGCTGCTCCCTGGTCCACGACGGCCCCTTCCAACTGCTGGTCGCCACCGTCCTGTCCGCCCAGACCACCGACGTGCGCGTCAACTCCCTCACCCCGGCGCTCTTCGCCCGCTACCCCGACGCCGCCGCCCTGGCCGGGGCCGAGGAGAGGGCCCTGGAGGAGGAGCTGCGGCCCCTGGGGATGCAGCGCACCCGGGCGCGGCGCCTCATCGACCTGGGCGCCGCCCTCGTCGACTCCTGCGACGGCGTCGTGCCCGCCACCCGCGACGAGCTCGTCGCCCTGCCCGGGGTGGGGCGCAAGACCGCCAACGTCGTCCTGGGCAACGCCTTCGGCGTCCCGGCCATCACCGTCGACACGCACGTGGGGCGCCTGGCCCGGCGGCTGGGGTGGACGAGCGCGAAGGACCCCCTCGCCGTCGAGCGGGACATCGCCGCCCTGTGGGAGCCGCGGCGCTGGACCGACGGCTGCCACCGGCTCATCGAGCACGGGCGCGCCGTCTGCCGCGCCCGCGCCCCCCGCTGCGAGAGCTGCGCGCTGGCCGACGAGGGGCTGTGCCCGCGCGTGGGCGTGTGA
- a CDS encoding Crp/Fnr family transcriptional regulator, which translates to MDDSIISRIPLFEGMSPEEQEELRAMMTQTTLRRGETLFNEGDAGDRFYVLLSGKVKLGHASADGRENLLAVLGPGEVVGELTLFDPGPRSTTATAVAPTDLLALEHGQLMNFIETHPTLAKDMLRALAQRLRRTNTALADLVFSDVPGRVAKALLDLADRFGSTTEDGVHVPHDLTQEELAQLVGASRETVNKSLAEFVSRGWIRLEGRAVTLLDVDRLRRRAR; encoded by the coding sequence GTGGACGACAGCATTATCTCCAGGATCCCGCTCTTCGAGGGGATGAGCCCGGAGGAGCAGGAGGAGCTGCGCGCCATGATGACGCAGACGACCCTGCGCCGCGGCGAGACGCTCTTCAACGAGGGCGACGCGGGCGACCGCTTCTACGTGCTCCTGTCCGGCAAGGTCAAACTCGGTCACGCCTCCGCGGACGGCCGGGAGAACCTGCTGGCGGTGCTCGGCCCGGGCGAGGTGGTCGGCGAGCTCACCCTGTTCGACCCGGGCCCGCGCTCCACCACGGCCACCGCCGTGGCCCCCACTGACCTGCTGGCCCTGGAGCACGGCCAGCTCATGAATTTCATCGAGACCCACCCGACGTTGGCCAAGGACATGCTGCGCGCCCTGGCCCAGCGCCTGCGCCGCACGAACACGGCCCTGGCGGACCTGGTGTTCTCGGACGTGCCCGGCCGCGTGGCCAAGGCCCTGCTGGACCTGGCGGACCGCTTCGGCTCGACGACGGAGGACGGCGTCCACGTCCCGCACGACCTCACCCAGGAGGAGCTGGCCCAGCTGGTGGGCGCCTCCCGCGAGACGGTCAACAAGTCGTTGGCGGAGTTCGTCTCCCGCGGCTGGATCCGCCTGGAGGGGCGGGCCGTCACGCTGCTCGACGTCGACCGCCTGCGCCGTCGCGCCCGCTGA
- a CDS encoding DUF4177 domain-containing protein, whose product MTTWEYATIPLITHATKQILDQWGADGWELVQVVPGPAGSDSLVAYLKRPTSA is encoded by the coding sequence ATGACTACTTGGGAGTACGCCACCATCCCCCTCATCACCCACGCCACCAAGCAGATCCTCGACCAGTGGGGCGCCGACGGCTGGGAGCTCGTCCAGGTCGTGCCCGGGCCGGCCGGCTCGGACAGCCTCGTCGCCTACCTCAAGCGGCCCACTAGCGCCTGA
- a CDS encoding WhiB family transcriptional regulator produces MTSTDQSWVMRAACAEVEPDQLFGKGAEQRDARTLCFTCPVRMECLAEALDSESSFGVWGGLTERERRALLRRFPEVTDWGAWLRREDDELVAEIHARRAPRILARVR; encoded by the coding sequence ATGACATCAACGGACCAGAGTTGGGTGATGCGAGCCGCCTGCGCCGAGGTCGAACCGGACCAGCTCTTCGGCAAGGGCGCGGAGCAACGCGATGCCCGCACACTGTGTTTCACCTGCCCGGTTCGCATGGAGTGCCTGGCCGAGGCCCTCGACTCGGAGTCGTCCTTCGGCGTCTGGGGCGGCCTGACCGAGCGCGAGCGGCGGGCCCTGCTGCGCCGCTTCCCCGAGGTCACCGACTGGGGCGCCTGGCTGCGTCGCGAGGACGACGAGCTCGTCGCCGAGATACACGCCCGCCGGGCCCCGCGCATCCTCGCCCGGGTGCGCTGA